In the genome of Deltaproteobacteria bacterium, one region contains:
- a CDS encoding nucleotidyltransferase domain-containing protein encodes MAQATPPEAVLKYVRFLRRTFSGLKKAYVFGSYAKGSASADSDIDIAFVFDKVVDSFDLQVELMKMRRQFDARIEPHVFRTADFDGSHPLAGEILSTGVEIP; translated from the coding sequence ATGGCTCAAGCAACACCACCTGAAGCAGTCCTAAAATATGTCAGGTTTTTAAGGCGGACATTTTCTGGCCTAAAAAAAGCGTATGTCTTTGGGTCGTATGCAAAAGGCTCAGCCAGCGCAGACAGCGATATTGACATTGCCTTCGTTTTCGATAAGGTAGTTGATTCTTTTGACCTTCAGGTAGAGCTAATGAAAATGCGAAGACAATTTGACGCGAGAATCGAACCCCATGTTTTCCGGACAGCCGATTTTGATGGTTCCCATCCCTTGGCCGGAGAAATCCTCTCCACGGGTGTCGAGATACCATAA
- a CDS encoding HEPN domain-containing protein has protein sequence MSTNEMSAYWVMSSDRDYQVMIDLFQKGHYTWSLFIGHLVIEKLLKAVCSQKRMKNPPLIHDLLRLAEKGDLKLDEGQKDFLDTVTTFNIQARYDDFKLDFYNKCTKDFTQKWIRSIKEFRTWLKQHHLKQS, from the coding sequence ATGTCAACCAATGAAATGAGCGCCTATTGGGTGATGAGTTCTGACAGGGATTACCAGGTAATGATCGACCTCTTCCAGAAAGGCCATTACACGTGGTCCCTTTTTATAGGCCATTTGGTGATAGAAAAATTATTGAAAGCGGTTTGTTCACAAAAACGGATGAAAAATCCGCCGCTCATTCATGATCTGCTGAGGTTGGCTGAAAAAGGTGATCTGAAACTCGACGAAGGACAAAAAGATTTTCTGGATACTGTTACCACCTTCAATATTCAGGCTCGATATGATGACTTCAAATTGGATTTTTACAATAAGTGCACCAAGGATTTTACCCAAAAATGGATCCGTTCCATCAAGGAGTTCAGGACATGGCTCAAGCAACACCACCTGAAGCAGTCCTAA